One window of the Perca flavescens isolate YP-PL-M2 chromosome 5, PFLA_1.0, whole genome shotgun sequence genome contains the following:
- the rhobtb2a gene encoding rho-related BTB domain-containing protein 2 isoform X2 — translation MDYERPNVETIKCVVVGDNAVGKTRLICARACNATLTQYQLLATHVPTVWAIDQYRVCQEVLERSRDVVDDVSVSLRLWDTFGDHHKDRRFAYGRSDVVVLCFSIANPNSLYHVKTMWYPEIKHFCPRAPVILVGCQLDLRYADLEAVNRARRPLARPIKSNEILPPERGREVAKELGVPYYETSVVAQFGVKDVFDNAIRAALISRRHLQFWKSHLRNVQRPLLQAPFLPPKPPPPIITVPPPPTTTEEHPVGLLEDPHCADVILVLQERQKIFAHKIYLATSSSKFYDLFIMDTRNEETERPSRGPLSGRELLMRAASFDVCESSDDGDRANLRACTSDGTLKDSEGARRGRVLSSWSRAFISIQEEVVDDPVTYSPRPITVVHMDQSMQLGPFRSVLRYLYTGQLDENEKELMHIAHIAELLEVFDLRMMVANVLNNEAFMNQEITKAFHVRRTNRVKECLAKGTFSDVVFKLDDGTIMAHKPLLISSCDWMAAMFGGPFVESCTKEVLFPNTTRSCMRAVLEYLYTGRFCSRSDLDAMELIVLANRLCLPHLVALTELYTVTVLTEAAMMGADIDGDVLVYLDMAQFHGAQQLTGWCLHHICTNYNSVCRKFTREMKAKSTENQDYFEKHRWPPVWYLKEDDHYQRARKERDKEDYLYQRRQCKRKWLFWNIPSSPNSNSPSSGSSAVI, via the exons ATGGACTATGAGAGGCCAAACGTTGAAACTATCAAGTGTGTGGTGGTGGGAGACAATGCAGTCGGAAAGACCCGCCTTATCTGCGCCCGGGCCTGCAACGCCACGCTGACTCAGTACCAGTTACTCGCCACACATGTGCCCACAGTCTGGGCAATCGACCAGTACAGAGTATGCCAGGAG GTATTAGAGCGCTCCAGAGATGTGGTGGATGATGTCAGCGTGTCCCTTCGTCTCTGGGATACTTTTGGAGACCATCATAAGGACCGGCGTTTTGCATACGGCAG GTCTGATGTGGTGGTGCTGTGCTTCTCAATCGCCAACCCCAACTCTCTATACCATGTGAAGACCATGTGGTACCCTGAGATCAAGCACTTCTGCCCCCGCGCTCCTGTCATCCTGGTGGGCTGTCAGCTGGACCTGCGCTATGCAGACCTGGAGGCAGTGAACAGGGCACGGAGACCTCTAGCTAG ACCGATTAAATCTAATGAGATTCTTCCTCCAGAGAGAGGCCGGGAGGTGGCCAAAGAGTTGGGGGTGCCATATTATGAAACCAGCGTTGTTGCTCAATTTGGAGTCAAGGACGTCTTTGATAATGCCATCCGAGCTGCGCTGATCTCACGCCGACACCTGCAGTTTTGGAAATCTCACCTCAGAAATGTCCAGCGGCCTCTCCTTCAGGCGCCCTTCCTGCCACCGAAACCTCCCCCACCAATAATCACTGTGCCTCCTCCGCCAACCACCACGGAGGAGCATCCAGTCGGTCTCCTGGAGGACCCGCACTGTGCCGACGTCATCCTGGTGCTGCAGGAGCGACAGAAAATCTTTGCACACAAGATATACTTGGCAACATCCTCTTCAAAGTTCTACGACCTCTTTATCATGGACACGCGCAACGAGGAGACTGAAAGGCCGTCTCGGGGCCCTCTCTCCGGCAGGGAGCTGCTGATGCGTGCTGCTAGCTTCGATGTTTGCGAAAGCAGCGACGACGGGGACAGGGCCAACCTGAGGGCCTGCACTAGTGACGGGACTCTGAAAGACTCTGAGGGGGCCCGACGGGGCAGAGTGCTCTCTTCGTGGAGCCGGGCCTTCATCAGCATCCAGGAGGAGGTGGTAGATGACCCGGTCACGTACAGCCCCAGGCCCATCACTGTCGTGCACATGGACCAGTCCATGCAGCTCGGACCTTTCCGATCAGTGCTTCGCTACCTGTACACCGGTCAGCTGGACGAGAATGAGAAAGAGCtaatgcacattgcacacattgCTGAGCTGCTGGAGGTCTTTGACCTGCGCATGATGGTGGCAAACGTGCTTAACAATGAAGCCTTCATGAACCAAGAAATCACCAAAGCCTTCCATGTACGGCGCACAAACCGAGTCAAAGAATGCTTGGCCAAAGGCACGTTTTCTG ATGTAGTATTCAAGCTTGATGACGGCACCATCATGGCCCACAAGCCTTTACTCATCTCGAGTTGTGATTGGATGGCAGCTATGTTTGGTGGGCCTTTTGTGGAGAGCTGCACCAAAGAG GTGTTGTTTCCAAACACAACTCGCAGCTGTATGAGAGCTGTGCTAGAATATCTCTACACGGGGCGGTTTTGTTCTCGGTCTGATCTGGATGCAATGGAGCTTATTGTCCTTGCCAATCGTCTGTGCCTCCCCCATCTGGTTGCACTTACAG AGCTCTACACAGTAACCGTGTTGACGGAGGCAGCGATGATGGGGGCCGACATTGATGGAGACGTACTGGTGTACTTGGATATGGCTCAG TTCCACGGCGCCCAACAGCTCACTGGCTGGTGTCTTCACCACATCTGCACCAACTACAACAGCGTCTGCCgcaagtttaccagagagatgAAGGCCAAATCTACAG AGAACCAAGATTACTTTGAGAAACATCGCTGGCCACCTGTGTGGTATCTGAAAGAGGATGACCACTACCAAAGAGCACGCAAAGAGCGCGACAAGGAGGACTACCTGTACCAGAGACGGCAATGTAAACGCAAGTGGCTCTTCTGGAACATTCCTTCCTCCCCTAACTCAAACTCTCCTTCTTCTGGCTCATCCGCTGTCATCTGA
- the rhobtb2a gene encoding rho-related BTB domain-containing protein 2 isoform X1, whose translation MEPCSLSRSSTNPMQHLPMLRSQLTDSDMDYERPNVETIKCVVVGDNAVGKTRLICARACNATLTQYQLLATHVPTVWAIDQYRVCQEVLERSRDVVDDVSVSLRLWDTFGDHHKDRRFAYGRSDVVVLCFSIANPNSLYHVKTMWYPEIKHFCPRAPVILVGCQLDLRYADLEAVNRARRPLARPIKSNEILPPERGREVAKELGVPYYETSVVAQFGVKDVFDNAIRAALISRRHLQFWKSHLRNVQRPLLQAPFLPPKPPPPIITVPPPPTTTEEHPVGLLEDPHCADVILVLQERQKIFAHKIYLATSSSKFYDLFIMDTRNEETERPSRGPLSGRELLMRAASFDVCESSDDGDRANLRACTSDGTLKDSEGARRGRVLSSWSRAFISIQEEVVDDPVTYSPRPITVVHMDQSMQLGPFRSVLRYLYTGQLDENEKELMHIAHIAELLEVFDLRMMVANVLNNEAFMNQEITKAFHVRRTNRVKECLAKGTFSDVVFKLDDGTIMAHKPLLISSCDWMAAMFGGPFVESCTKEVLFPNTTRSCMRAVLEYLYTGRFCSRSDLDAMELIVLANRLCLPHLVALTELYTVTVLTEAAMMGADIDGDVLVYLDMAQFHGAQQLTGWCLHHICTNYNSVCRKFTREMKAKSTENQDYFEKHRWPPVWYLKEDDHYQRARKERDKEDYLYQRRQCKRKWLFWNIPSSPNSNSPSSGSSAVI comes from the exons ATGGAGCCCTGCTCTCTGTCTCGATCATCGACCAACCCGATGCAGCACTTGCCTATGTTGAG GTCCCAGCTGACAGATTCTGATATGGACTATGAGAGGCCAAACGTTGAAACTATCAAGTGTGTGGTGGTGGGAGACAATGCAGTCGGAAAGACCCGCCTTATCTGCGCCCGGGCCTGCAACGCCACGCTGACTCAGTACCAGTTACTCGCCACACATGTGCCCACAGTCTGGGCAATCGACCAGTACAGAGTATGCCAGGAG GTATTAGAGCGCTCCAGAGATGTGGTGGATGATGTCAGCGTGTCCCTTCGTCTCTGGGATACTTTTGGAGACCATCATAAGGACCGGCGTTTTGCATACGGCAG GTCTGATGTGGTGGTGCTGTGCTTCTCAATCGCCAACCCCAACTCTCTATACCATGTGAAGACCATGTGGTACCCTGAGATCAAGCACTTCTGCCCCCGCGCTCCTGTCATCCTGGTGGGCTGTCAGCTGGACCTGCGCTATGCAGACCTGGAGGCAGTGAACAGGGCACGGAGACCTCTAGCTAG ACCGATTAAATCTAATGAGATTCTTCCTCCAGAGAGAGGCCGGGAGGTGGCCAAAGAGTTGGGGGTGCCATATTATGAAACCAGCGTTGTTGCTCAATTTGGAGTCAAGGACGTCTTTGATAATGCCATCCGAGCTGCGCTGATCTCACGCCGACACCTGCAGTTTTGGAAATCTCACCTCAGAAATGTCCAGCGGCCTCTCCTTCAGGCGCCCTTCCTGCCACCGAAACCTCCCCCACCAATAATCACTGTGCCTCCTCCGCCAACCACCACGGAGGAGCATCCAGTCGGTCTCCTGGAGGACCCGCACTGTGCCGACGTCATCCTGGTGCTGCAGGAGCGACAGAAAATCTTTGCACACAAGATATACTTGGCAACATCCTCTTCAAAGTTCTACGACCTCTTTATCATGGACACGCGCAACGAGGAGACTGAAAGGCCGTCTCGGGGCCCTCTCTCCGGCAGGGAGCTGCTGATGCGTGCTGCTAGCTTCGATGTTTGCGAAAGCAGCGACGACGGGGACAGGGCCAACCTGAGGGCCTGCACTAGTGACGGGACTCTGAAAGACTCTGAGGGGGCCCGACGGGGCAGAGTGCTCTCTTCGTGGAGCCGGGCCTTCATCAGCATCCAGGAGGAGGTGGTAGATGACCCGGTCACGTACAGCCCCAGGCCCATCACTGTCGTGCACATGGACCAGTCCATGCAGCTCGGACCTTTCCGATCAGTGCTTCGCTACCTGTACACCGGTCAGCTGGACGAGAATGAGAAAGAGCtaatgcacattgcacacattgCTGAGCTGCTGGAGGTCTTTGACCTGCGCATGATGGTGGCAAACGTGCTTAACAATGAAGCCTTCATGAACCAAGAAATCACCAAAGCCTTCCATGTACGGCGCACAAACCGAGTCAAAGAATGCTTGGCCAAAGGCACGTTTTCTG ATGTAGTATTCAAGCTTGATGACGGCACCATCATGGCCCACAAGCCTTTACTCATCTCGAGTTGTGATTGGATGGCAGCTATGTTTGGTGGGCCTTTTGTGGAGAGCTGCACCAAAGAG GTGTTGTTTCCAAACACAACTCGCAGCTGTATGAGAGCTGTGCTAGAATATCTCTACACGGGGCGGTTTTGTTCTCGGTCTGATCTGGATGCAATGGAGCTTATTGTCCTTGCCAATCGTCTGTGCCTCCCCCATCTGGTTGCACTTACAG AGCTCTACACAGTAACCGTGTTGACGGAGGCAGCGATGATGGGGGCCGACATTGATGGAGACGTACTGGTGTACTTGGATATGGCTCAG TTCCACGGCGCCCAACAGCTCACTGGCTGGTGTCTTCACCACATCTGCACCAACTACAACAGCGTCTGCCgcaagtttaccagagagatgAAGGCCAAATCTACAG AGAACCAAGATTACTTTGAGAAACATCGCTGGCCACCTGTGTGGTATCTGAAAGAGGATGACCACTACCAAAGAGCACGCAAAGAGCGCGACAAGGAGGACTACCTGTACCAGAGACGGCAATGTAAACGCAAGTGGCTCTTCTGGAACATTCCTTCCTCCCCTAACTCAAACTCTCCTTCTTCTGGCTCATCCGCTGTCATCTGA